From a region of the Catalinimonas alkaloidigena genome:
- a CDS encoding RagB/SusD family nutrient uptake outer membrane protein → MKSLFPNKVILALGLLALTACEDFLVEEPKTQLTEAQVYGSEENIRLLVSGLYTQWRNTKQDRGGFMFTLGTDEAKQGGQQVRENNVQAALDKYNGALNASNTSLAEQWNKRWPVVAAAAKAVYYANTDDIKAQASFIRATLNFELAMLWGPIPIIDLEDMHEARQPLPAVFASIVRDLEFAVEHLPDTQTDKKIPTKSAAEALLGKVYLYAPEESGLRDYSKALSYFDRVIPKHALLPVYADLFNTTLDQNSSESIYAFQFENIWPDNNMAQHHAGSRAVADLDNNTYFGGYDLILPTAYCYQNREDGGIWEPGDTRRDVSIRYDFTLPDGREPTITWTGMQDELEPHIKKYEDERTQGVQNFWYSGGNIYYLRLSDILLCKAECLNELGQTAAAVDLVNSTVRTRAFGGMLPAEYTWPASMSTEEFRAQVLDERMRELCFEGWRRMDLIRTGKLVQLVGERNPWAQAEGALAAYHMRYPIPESEIKQNDQINEEDQNPGY, encoded by the coding sequence ATGAAATCACTATTTCCCAATAAAGTAATCTTGGCGCTGGGGCTGTTGGCCCTGACGGCCTGCGAAGATTTTCTGGTAGAAGAACCCAAAACCCAACTGACCGAAGCGCAGGTCTACGGCAGCGAAGAAAACATCCGCCTGCTGGTGTCGGGGCTCTACACGCAGTGGCGCAACACCAAGCAAGACCGGGGCGGATTTATGTTCACCTTGGGTACCGACGAAGCCAAGCAGGGCGGACAGCAGGTACGCGAAAACAACGTGCAGGCGGCGCTGGACAAGTACAACGGTGCGCTGAACGCCTCCAATACCTCGCTGGCCGAGCAGTGGAACAAGCGGTGGCCCGTGGTGGCGGCGGCGGCCAAAGCCGTCTACTACGCCAACACTGACGACATCAAGGCGCAGGCCTCTTTCATCCGGGCCACCCTCAATTTCGAGCTGGCCATGCTCTGGGGGCCTATTCCCATCATTGACCTGGAAGACATGCACGAGGCCCGGCAGCCGCTGCCCGCCGTCTTTGCATCCATCGTCCGCGATCTGGAGTTTGCTGTCGAGCACCTGCCCGACACCCAAACCGATAAGAAGATCCCAACCAAAAGTGCCGCCGAAGCGCTGTTGGGGAAGGTGTACCTCTATGCACCAGAAGAGTCCGGCCTGCGCGATTACAGCAAAGCCCTGTCGTATTTCGATCGGGTGATTCCGAAGCATGCGCTGCTGCCCGTCTACGCGGACTTGTTCAATACCACGCTGGATCAGAACTCCAGTGAGTCGATCTACGCGTTCCAGTTCGAAAACATCTGGCCGGACAACAACATGGCACAGCACCATGCCGGCTCGCGGGCAGTCGCCGACCTGGACAACAACACGTACTTCGGGGGATATGACCTGATTCTGCCGACGGCCTACTGCTATCAGAACCGCGAAGACGGCGGCATCTGGGAGCCCGGCGACACCCGCCGTGACGTAAGCATCCGCTACGACTTTACGTTACCCGATGGCCGCGAACCGACCATCACCTGGACGGGCATGCAGGATGAACTGGAACCCCACATCAAGAAGTACGAGGACGAACGGACGCAGGGCGTCCAGAATTTCTGGTACTCCGGCGGCAACATCTACTACCTCCGTCTGTCGGACATTCTGCTTTGCAAGGCCGAATGCCTGAACGAGTTGGGGCAAACTGCCGCCGCGGTCGATCTGGTCAACAGCACGGTCCGGACGCGCGCATTCGGCGGCATGTTGCCTGCCGAGTACACCTGGCCGGCGTCTATGTCGACCGAGGAGTTCAGAGCACAGGTACTGGACGAGCGCATGCGCGAGCTGTGCTTCGAAGGCTGGCGGCGCATGGACCTGATCCGTACAGGCAAGTTGGTACAACTGGTGGGCGAACGCAATCCGTGGGCGCAGGCCGAAGGAGCACTGGCGGCGTATCATATGCGCTATCCCATTCCGGAATCAGAAATCAAACAGAACGACCAAATCAACGAAGAGGATCAAAATCCGGGTTATTAA
- a CDS encoding SusC/RagA family TonB-linked outer membrane protein: protein MKTILLTTRRLVGRCVRRKPALLFVSLHILYLSGISALQAQPLSLATAYETAPVRRAQPQVEQRLGPFLERLGEVYNIKFAYGSQLVDDKQVKISPEWLKPGGDKAQLAEILKEILTPLQLAFQEVNAHHIVIFGARSSEQPVEKINRASPGRLAAPLSAPRLAGARSQLVQRLQAYQQTISGQVTDAETQEAIPGVNVVAKGTTQGTITDMEGHYSLTLPDSVTVLVFSSLGYVAQEVAINGRAVLNLSLRTDVQALDEVIIVGASLKEEDLTGAVARVTEKTLEERPVTSLNDALQGRVAGVNIQTNPEPGGNAGIKIRGTNSMQFGGSPIYVVDGVIMERDFNMINLNDIASVNVLKDASSTALYGSRGANGVVVITTKKGRKGEGKITYDGWFGGQSFANASLTLGASDMYELRVDALENATSIGGAYYAAHPGATRQDFINDELLGEGKRWFADYELDSYRNGQSYNWLDAVTRTAYQQNHTLGFSGGSENSAYYLSLGYTDQQGLVKNSGYKRYTGRINADQSIKPWLKIGTNTSFARSEEDLVDGSVFRVASGANPLLPIQSDSLYLAWGNNWDINMENPLRSLRIARDRTKNRIFSNNYLNINPIDGLNFRTSLSTDYIEQEYYEYVPSDLQQALRDSYRGRGIHNLDHVFNFQWDNSLTYEKYFERHTLSALVATSMSRNKFTYTNVTARDFPTDDFGYYNLGAAFDKENFALGSGYSASTLMSYLVRANYDYDSRYYLTMTARYDGSSKFAPGYKWGLFPSLSLAWNLTNEAFLQGQQRLDLLKLRFGYGSVGNQNIPDYTFYSLYNPSYSDGNVSYNSTGMRGTPNLTWEKQVQANVGIDLGFLNNRVQLTADYFNIVNSNLLMRRSLSTLTGYREAIVNIGEMTNRGVEVSLTGLILNQTDVKWSVSANLSADKNKITKLYGDVDAVYSFGGFTGTDIQREGNFFLGQSLNTIYMWEFDRIIQASDMDYVNSLVLPGKTLHPGDILPKDQQAEGEEGHGIIDQDDRVIIGKKDPKFYGGFSTEFSWKGLALNAIFTYSYGAKAVSGYYEGLMSGTGYGAAHRDMLDRWTPTHTDTRIPRATYDNASRFSSGETSWGIQDASYLRLSTLTLSYTLPNALAGRASFSNVRFYVTGTNTLLWTSYKGYDPANGDWYPTAKQLVLGLNFSL, encoded by the coding sequence ATGAAAACAATCCTACTGACTACCCGCCGTCTTGTGGGCCGATGCGTTCGGCGAAAGCCCGCGCTGCTCTTCGTGAGCCTGCACATTTTATACTTAAGCGGCATTTCTGCCCTGCAGGCACAACCCCTTTCGCTGGCCACCGCCTACGAAACCGCCCCTGTCCGGCGCGCCCAGCCTCAGGTAGAACAACGGCTGGGACCCTTTTTAGAACGACTGGGCGAGGTCTATAACATTAAGTTTGCTTACGGCAGCCAACTGGTTGACGACAAGCAGGTGAAGATTTCGCCGGAGTGGCTCAAGCCGGGCGGCGACAAGGCGCAGCTGGCCGAAATTCTCAAGGAAATTCTTACCCCCCTGCAGTTAGCTTTTCAGGAAGTCAACGCGCATCACATCGTTATTTTCGGGGCGCGCTCGTCCGAACAACCCGTTGAGAAAATCAACCGGGCTTCGCCGGGAAGGCTGGCGGCACCACTTTCCGCGCCCCGATTGGCGGGCGCACGGTCGCAGCTTGTACAGCGGCTTCAGGCCTACCAGCAGACCATTTCAGGACAGGTAACCGACGCCGAAACGCAAGAGGCGATTCCCGGCGTGAACGTAGTGGCCAAGGGTACCACGCAGGGCACCATTACCGATATGGAGGGGCATTACAGCCTCACCTTGCCCGACTCGGTGACGGTACTGGTCTTTTCGTCGTTGGGCTACGTTGCCCAGGAAGTTGCCATCAACGGGCGGGCGGTACTCAACCTTTCGCTGCGTACCGACGTGCAGGCGCTGGACGAAGTGATTATAGTAGGCGCTTCGCTGAAAGAGGAAGACCTGACCGGCGCGGTGGCCCGCGTTACGGAAAAGACCCTCGAAGAGCGGCCCGTCACCAGCCTGAACGATGCCTTGCAGGGACGTGTGGCAGGCGTCAACATCCAGACCAACCCGGAACCCGGCGGCAACGCCGGCATCAAAATCCGCGGTACCAACTCCATGCAGTTTGGGGGCAGCCCGATTTACGTGGTCGACGGGGTCATCATGGAGCGGGACTTTAACATGATCAACCTGAACGACATTGCTTCGGTCAACGTCCTGAAAGATGCATCTTCGACGGCCCTGTACGGCTCGCGCGGTGCCAACGGCGTGGTGGTGATCACCACCAAAAAAGGCCGAAAAGGCGAGGGCAAAATCACCTACGACGGATGGTTTGGCGGCCAGTCGTTTGCGAACGCTTCGCTGACGCTCGGGGCGAGCGATATGTACGAGTTGCGCGTCGATGCGCTCGAAAACGCTACCAGCATCGGCGGCGCCTATTACGCAGCACATCCCGGCGCTACGCGGCAGGACTTCATCAACGATGAGTTGTTGGGCGAGGGCAAGCGGTGGTTTGCCGACTACGAGCTGGATTCGTACCGCAACGGACAAAGCTACAACTGGCTGGATGCCGTGACGCGTACCGCCTACCAGCAGAACCACACGCTGGGCTTTTCGGGCGGAAGCGAAAACAGTGCTTACTACCTGAGCCTGGGCTACACTGACCAGCAGGGGCTCGTCAAAAACTCGGGCTACAAGCGCTATACGGGGCGCATCAACGCCGACCAGAGCATCAAGCCGTGGCTGAAGATCGGGACCAATACCTCGTTCGCCCGTTCGGAAGAGGACCTGGTGGACGGATCGGTCTTTCGCGTCGCCAGTGGTGCCAATCCGCTTCTGCCCATTCAGTCGGACTCGCTTTACCTGGCGTGGGGCAACAACTGGGACATCAACATGGAAAACCCGCTCCGTTCGTTGCGGATCGCCCGGGATCGGACCAAGAACCGCATCTTCTCCAACAACTACCTGAACATCAACCCGATTGACGGGCTGAATTTCCGGACGTCGCTCTCGACCGACTACATAGAGCAGGAGTATTACGAGTACGTACCCAGCGACCTCCAGCAGGCGCTCCGCGATTCGTACCGGGGGCGGGGAATCCACAACCTGGACCACGTCTTCAACTTCCAGTGGGACAACTCGCTTACGTACGAGAAGTACTTCGAGCGGCACACCCTTTCGGCCCTGGTGGCCACCAGCATGAGCCGCAACAAGTTTACCTACACGAACGTGACGGCGCGTGACTTTCCGACCGACGACTTCGGCTACTACAACCTGGGGGCCGCCTTCGACAAGGAGAACTTCGCGCTCGGTTCCGGCTACAGCGCCTCTACGTTGATGTCTTACCTGGTGCGGGCCAACTACGATTACGACAGCCGGTATTACCTGACCATGACGGCGCGTTACGACGGCTCCTCCAAGTTTGCGCCCGGATACAAATGGGGGCTTTTCCCGTCGCTGTCGCTGGCCTGGAACCTGACCAACGAAGCCTTTTTGCAAGGGCAGCAACGACTCGACCTGCTCAAGCTGCGTTTCGGTTACGGGAGCGTGGGGAACCAGAACATTCCCGACTATACGTTCTACAGCCTCTACAACCCCTCTTACTCGGACGGAAACGTTTCTTACAACTCGACGGGGATGCGAGGAACGCCGAACCTCACCTGGGAAAAACAAGTGCAGGCCAACGTGGGCATCGACCTGGGGTTCCTCAACAACCGCGTGCAACTGACGGCCGACTACTTCAACATCGTGAACTCCAATCTGTTGATGCGGCGCTCGCTGTCGACCCTGACCGGCTACCGCGAGGCCATCGTCAACATCGGGGAAATGACGAACCGCGGCGTCGAAGTCTCGCTCACGGGGCTGATCCTGAACCAGACGGACGTCAAGTGGAGCGTATCGGCCAACCTGTCGGCCGACAAGAACAAAATTACCAAGCTCTATGGCGACGTGGACGCGGTGTACAGCTTCGGTGGTTTTACCGGCACCGACATCCAGCGCGAGGGCAACTTCTTCCTGGGGCAATCGCTCAATACCATCTACATGTGGGAGTTTGATCGCATCATACAGGCGTCGGACATGGATTACGTCAACAGCCTGGTGCTGCCGGGCAAGACGTTGCACCCGGGGGACATTCTGCCCAAAGACCAGCAGGCCGAAGGCGAAGAGGGGCACGGCATTATCGACCAGGACGACCGGGTGATCATCGGAAAGAAGGACCCTAAGTTTTACGGCGGCTTTTCTACGGAGTTTTCCTGGAAGGGCCTGGCACTGAATGCCATCTTCACTTACTCGTATGGCGCCAAAGCCGTCAGCGGGTATTACGAAGGCCTGATGAGCGGCACGGGATACGGCGCGGCGCATCGCGACATGCTGGACCGTTGGACGCCTACCCACACCGACACCCGGATTCCGCGTGCCACGTACGACAACGCCTCGCGTTTCTCGTCCGGCGAAACGTCGTGGGGAATTCAGGACGCGTCGTATCTGCGGTTGTCCACGCTAACGCTGTCGTATACCCTGCCTAACGCCCTGGCGGGACGGGCGAGCTTCAGCAACGTGCGTTTCTACGTCACCGGCACCAACACGCTGCTGTGGACTTCCTACAAAGGCTACGATCCGGCCAACGGCGATTGGTATCCGACGGCCAAACAACTCGTTCTGGGACTCAATTTCAGCCTCTAG
- a CDS encoding glycoside hydrolase family 97 protein — protein MMQRLKSPHAGGIFLLVFLMLWSCAPRTTAPSLWQLTSPDGRLRVQVDLSPVGQLSYRLWKQRQDSEVEILGRSPLGILRADQAFDSLHFVSGGDVTAHDASYQLRHGKRLQNRNHYQEHTLRFENTQGAQLEVVFRAYDDGIAFRYRFPEEDTALYTVQRELTGFKLPDGNAWMQPYDSSTAYAPAYERNYEGPFAVGTPAPLDDGWCFPALFEVNQHWVLLSEANLKQNFFASHLAQQADSGLYTVVPPESDEAFGYANAQAQWQLPWEMPWRVVMVGERLGDVVESNLISHVSDPSVVADPSWVEPGRASWAWWSGYLDHTNDTPEKLKRFIDFAQTMGWEYSLIDAGWDHRPGFDLADMAAYAAAHHVNLLLWYNSGGPTNRVQAGPRDLMYYPEMREKEFQRIAALGVKGVKIDFFGSDKQAFVQLYLDILRDAARHHLLVNFHGSTLPRGWSRTYPHLISMESVKGSEGYIYHADFEQKSPEHNTILPFTRNVVGPMDYTPVALSTQQVPHRTSYGFELALSVVFESGITHFADRPDVYLAQPDAVVAFLKRVPAAWDDTRLVAGYPGAEAIMARRKNDVWYVGGINGESTAKTLSVDLGFLDAGEYALQLIADGATHQQFTVTKRRVTRQSVEEVATLPVGGFVMTITPVAQ, from the coding sequence ATGATGCAACGCCTTAAATCCCCGCACGCCGGGGGCATTTTTCTTCTGGTTTTTCTGATGCTGTGGTCGTGTGCGCCACGCACCACCGCACCCAGCCTGTGGCAGCTGACCTCGCCCGACGGCCGCTTGCGGGTACAGGTCGACCTGAGTCCTGTGGGACAGTTGTCGTACCGGCTCTGGAAACAGAGACAGGACAGCGAAGTCGAAATTCTGGGTCGTTCGCCGTTGGGCATTCTGCGGGCCGATCAGGCCTTCGATTCGTTACACTTTGTCTCAGGAGGCGACGTAACGGCCCACGACGCGTCGTATCAACTCCGGCACGGCAAACGACTCCAGAACCGCAACCATTACCAGGAACATACGCTGCGGTTTGAAAATACGCAGGGCGCGCAGCTCGAGGTGGTGTTTCGGGCCTACGACGACGGCATTGCTTTCCGGTACCGCTTTCCGGAAGAAGACACGGCCCTCTACACCGTGCAACGGGAGCTGACCGGCTTCAAGCTACCGGATGGAAATGCCTGGATGCAACCGTACGACTCGTCAACGGCCTACGCGCCGGCTTACGAGCGTAACTACGAAGGTCCGTTTGCGGTGGGAACCCCCGCGCCGCTTGACGATGGGTGGTGCTTCCCCGCGCTGTTTGAAGTGAACCAGCATTGGGTGCTGTTGAGTGAGGCTAACCTGAAACAGAACTTTTTCGCTTCGCATCTGGCGCAGCAAGCCGACAGCGGCCTTTATACCGTCGTCCCGCCGGAATCCGACGAAGCCTTTGGGTATGCCAACGCCCAGGCGCAATGGCAACTGCCCTGGGAAATGCCCTGGCGGGTGGTGATGGTGGGCGAAAGGTTAGGCGACGTGGTCGAGTCGAACCTGATCAGCCACGTCAGCGATCCTTCGGTTGTGGCCGACCCGTCGTGGGTAGAGCCGGGCCGGGCTTCCTGGGCGTGGTGGTCGGGGTATCTGGACCATACCAACGACACACCGGAAAAGCTGAAACGCTTCATCGATTTTGCCCAGACCATGGGGTGGGAGTACTCCCTCATCGATGCGGGCTGGGACCACCGCCCGGGGTTTGACCTGGCCGACATGGCTGCCTATGCGGCCGCGCACCACGTAAATCTGTTGCTGTGGTACAATTCCGGGGGACCGACCAACCGGGTGCAGGCAGGACCTCGTGATCTGATGTACTATCCTGAAATGCGGGAAAAAGAGTTTCAGCGAATTGCCGCCCTGGGCGTAAAAGGCGTTAAGATCGATTTCTTTGGCAGCGACAAGCAGGCGTTCGTGCAGCTCTATCTGGATATTCTACGCGATGCTGCCCGGCATCACCTCCTGGTCAATTTTCATGGCAGCACCCTGCCCCGAGGGTGGTCGCGGACGTATCCGCACCTGATCTCTATGGAAAGTGTGAAAGGCTCGGAAGGCTACATTTACCACGCCGATTTTGAGCAGAAGTCGCCGGAGCACAACACCATTCTGCCCTTTACCCGCAACGTCGTCGGTCCTATGGACTACACCCCGGTAGCCCTTTCTACACAGCAGGTGCCGCACCGCACCTCGTACGGATTTGAGCTGGCACTGTCCGTCGTGTTCGAATCAGGCATCACCCACTTTGCCGACCGGCCGGACGTGTACCTCGCGCAGCCCGACGCCGTGGTGGCGTTTCTGAAACGCGTCCCCGCCGCCTGGGACGACACCCGCTTGGTGGCGGGCTATCCGGGCGCAGAGGCCATCATGGCCCGCCGGAAAAACGACGTCTGGTACGTCGGGGGGATCAATGGGGAGTCTACCGCCAAAACGCTTTCGGTCGACCTGGGTTTCCTGGACGCAGGGGAGTATGCGTTGCAACTTATCGCCGATGGCGCAACCCACCAACAGTTTACGGTGACCAAACGACGCGTTACCCGGCAGTCGGTCGAAGAAGTCGCCACCCTTCCCGTCGGTGGCTTCGTGATGACGATCACGCCCGTCGCACAGTAG
- a CDS encoding alpha-galactosidase gives MHFLFRPGLRLCCSLVVLGMFGRMCAVSAQPLVIPVETSGNALVLQVDAQRNLGIGYVGKRLHHADEYAHIAKGAPAGDYTEVLNAAYTPSGSRNLAEPAISVTHADGNTSLSLRYVRHQEQEIAEGVRLLSITLEDAVYPFQVELFYKAYWQEDVIEQWSVLSHREKRDVTLHKFASANLYLRADSYWLTQYHGDWAKEMQPEVSRLTHGIKTLDSKLGTRANLFQPSVFMVSLQQPAQENEGTVLYGALEWSGNFRIDLELDPQDHLRIIAGMNNFASAYALRPRETFQTPAFVYLLSHEGKGVASRKLHTWARKHKLLAGNEERLTLLNNWEATYFDFNEAKLKALLQDTKKLGVDLFLLDDGWFGNKYPRNGDHAGLGDWQVNRQKLPNGIATLVSEAAANRVKFGIWIEPEMVNPQSELYQRHPEWVIRQPKRPEKYFRNQLVLDLSNPAVQDFVFQVVDDLFQQNPELAYLKWDCNAVMYNAYSAHLKHQSHLYIDYVRGLYNVLSRIRAKYPSVPMMLCSGGGGRVDYAALRYFTEFWPSDNTDPLERIFMQWEYSYFYPALSVANHVTNWGKQPLKYKVDVAMMGKPGFDIVVSELPPADLAFCQTALREFEAFKPVIWQGDLYRLVDPQTHPIASLMYVNEEQTSAVWFSYLVSNRYDAGRNTPVRLEGLDPEREYLLREINLYPGTASALGSEQRYSGDFLMKVGFNPQVNATRQSVVVRIEAAP, from the coding sequence ATGCATTTTCTTTTTCGGCCAGGCCTGCGCCTGTGCTGTAGCCTAGTCGTACTGGGGATGTTCGGCCGCATGTGTGCCGTGTCTGCCCAGCCGTTGGTCATCCCCGTCGAAACGTCCGGCAACGCGCTCGTGCTTCAAGTCGACGCGCAGCGAAATCTGGGAATCGGGTACGTGGGCAAGCGGCTGCACCACGCCGACGAATACGCGCACATAGCGAAGGGCGCTCCGGCCGGCGACTACACCGAAGTGCTGAACGCTGCCTACACGCCGTCGGGCTCACGAAACCTGGCCGAACCCGCCATCAGCGTCACCCACGCGGACGGCAACACGTCCTTGAGCTTGCGTTATGTGCGGCATCAGGAACAGGAAATCGCCGAAGGAGTCCGCCTGCTCAGCATCACGCTGGAAGATGCCGTCTACCCTTTTCAAGTAGAGTTGTTCTACAAAGCGTACTGGCAGGAAGACGTCATCGAACAATGGAGCGTGCTGAGCCACCGCGAGAAGCGGGACGTGACCCTTCACAAATTTGCGTCGGCCAACCTCTACCTGCGGGCGGATTCGTACTGGCTTACGCAATACCACGGCGACTGGGCCAAAGAGATGCAGCCGGAAGTTTCCCGACTGACGCACGGCATCAAAACCCTGGACTCGAAACTGGGCACTCGGGCCAACCTGTTTCAGCCGTCGGTATTCATGGTCTCCCTCCAGCAACCCGCCCAGGAGAACGAGGGCACCGTGCTCTACGGAGCCTTGGAATGGAGCGGGAATTTTCGGATCGACCTGGAGCTGGATCCGCAGGATCATCTGCGCATCATTGCGGGCATGAACAACTTCGCCTCGGCGTACGCATTGCGCCCGCGCGAAACGTTTCAGACGCCGGCATTCGTCTACCTGCTTTCGCACGAGGGCAAGGGCGTCGCCAGCCGCAAGCTCCACACCTGGGCCCGGAAGCATAAGCTCCTGGCCGGCAACGAAGAGCGACTCACATTGCTGAACAACTGGGAGGCGACGTATTTCGATTTTAACGAAGCGAAGCTGAAGGCCCTCCTGCAGGATACCAAAAAGCTGGGCGTGGACTTGTTTCTGCTAGACGACGGCTGGTTCGGCAATAAATACCCTCGCAACGGCGACCATGCCGGGCTGGGCGACTGGCAGGTGAATCGCCAGAAATTGCCCAACGGCATCGCCACCCTGGTCAGCGAGGCGGCGGCCAATCGCGTAAAGTTCGGCATCTGGATCGAGCCTGAAATGGTCAATCCGCAAAGTGAACTGTACCAGCGCCATCCCGAGTGGGTCATCCGGCAGCCCAAGCGACCGGAAAAGTACTTTCGGAACCAACTGGTGCTGGACCTGAGCAACCCCGCCGTGCAAGACTTTGTGTTTCAGGTGGTAGACGATCTGTTTCAGCAAAATCCCGAACTGGCCTACCTGAAGTGGGACTGCAACGCCGTCATGTACAACGCGTATTCGGCGCACCTGAAGCATCAGTCGCATCTGTACATCGACTACGTGCGGGGGCTCTACAACGTCCTGTCCCGCATTCGGGCCAAATACCCGAGCGTCCCCATGATGCTCTGTTCCGGCGGCGGGGGGCGGGTCGACTACGCGGCCCTGCGCTACTTTACCGAGTTCTGGCCGAGCGACAATACCGATCCGCTGGAGCGCATTTTTATGCAATGGGAGTACTCGTACTTCTACCCGGCGCTTAGCGTCGCCAACCACGTGACCAACTGGGGAAAACAGCCGCTCAAATACAAGGTGGATGTCGCCATGATGGGCAAACCGGGGTTCGACATTGTGGTGAGCGAGCTTCCGCCTGCCGACCTGGCGTTCTGCCAGACTGCGCTCCGTGAGTTTGAGGCGTTCAAGCCGGTGATCTGGCAAGGGGACCTCTACCGGTTGGTCGATCCGCAAACCCACCCGATAGCGTCGCTGATGTACGTAAACGAGGAACAAACCTCGGCGGTGTGGTTCAGCTATCTGGTGAGCAACCGGTACGATGCGGGCCGCAACACGCCGGTTCGACTCGAAGGGCTGGACCCCGAGCGCGAGTACCTGCTGCGCGAAATCAACCTCTATCCGGGCACGGCCTCGGCGCTGGGAAGCGAGCAACGCTACTCTGGCGATTTTCTGATGAAAGTCGGCTTCAATCCGCAGGTAAACGCCACCCGGCAAAGTGTGGTGGTGCGCATCGAAGCAGCGCCCTGA